A section of the Pedobacter sp. HDW13 genome encodes:
- a CDS encoding response regulator transcription factor → MSKEVKILIVEDDENLRFLVAHRLKAEGYTVLEANDGDAGERMILADQPDIVLLDWMMPGKQGAEVCEHVRKQGFENLIIMMTAKAQDVDKIDAYNFGASDYITKPFNMDVLVAMLESKVKFIVNKDTAEIHRFGNMEHHPNIHTLFRDGKKIELTILENRILLYFLRNPGKVINRDELMLVVWGYNSDVNTRTLDMHIVRLRKKIELNPDNPQLLQTVRGVGYRFNAG, encoded by the coding sequence ATGTCTAAAGAAGTAAAAATATTAATCGTAGAAGATGATGAAAATCTTCGCTTTCTTGTAGCCCATCGCTTAAAGGCCGAGGGATATACGGTGCTAGAGGCAAATGATGGCGATGCAGGTGAAAGGATGATTTTGGCTGATCAGCCTGATATTGTTTTATTGGACTGGATGATGCCGGGTAAACAAGGAGCCGAAGTTTGCGAGCACGTGCGTAAACAAGGTTTCGAAAACCTGATCATTATGATGACTGCCAAAGCGCAGGATGTAGATAAGATTGACGCCTATAATTTTGGTGCATCTGATTACATTACCAAACCTTTTAATATGGATGTTTTGGTAGCCATGCTAGAGAGCAAGGTGAAATTTATTGTGAATAAAGATACAGCAGAAATTCACCGTTTCGGTAATATGGAACACCATCCGAATATTCACACCTTGTTTAGAGATGGTAAGAAAATAGAATTAACCATATTAGAGAACCGTATTTTATTGTACTTCTTACGCAATCCGGGTAAGGTAATTAACCGCGACGAGCTGATGCTGGTAGTTTGGGGTTATAACTCTGATGTTAATACCAGAACACTTGATATGCACATTGTGCGCTTGCGTAAGAAAATAGAATTGAATCCCGATAATCCACAGTTATTGCAAACCGTAAGGGGAGTAGGTTACAGGTTTAATGCGGGGTAG
- a CDS encoding sensor histidine kinase KdpD yields MALDKKSGYRKNFSLGVTFIVLISILFILSLFLAFNYSKKSIENDFVSEKVNVLEQSIKPYNDFFQNKMPEISYYSGYLDSSTASKFVDTVMLKYPFISRVTFYDTEVKVAPVRDGINANYLGIGPKSIYQFGKGISPDSVKVYSEEDPTSFNVGDDFNAMAYKLATFVDRLDTAAVPTQEELFTNFSVVNSSENKITYLNIPRREDLKTYKEMMKRKLNPSPVYPQDVLVFKLDPHQVKIVNTRPLLYQHISIEPLTYDPIDNSDENMHTEIALPGAFSDFKLYFVSSKSYIKKEIFIYFMPIALVLLLVYGVLLLVAFLIYRNLNINSKMFKLQYDFVNNLTHEFKTPVSVIKIAGNNIKSATALSQREQQLYGKILDEEADKLNGLMNKLLAFTQIENKAIKLNQEEVNIVDFIESTIESHTLKHPDFKITYEVMGFKTFITDPVLLGSLFDNLAENAYKYSKPDQKKLHISAKLIKGVLVFRFTDKGIGIAASELNNIFKKFFRIQNEYNQMGSVGLGLAFCKELVNFMEGDISVKSKVGSGTEFKIVLPFNS; encoded by the coding sequence ATGGCTTTAGATAAAAAAAGCGGTTACCGTAAAAACTTTTCTCTTGGTGTAACCTTTATTGTACTCATTTCAATCCTCTTTATTTTATCGCTCTTTCTGGCCTTTAACTACAGCAAGAAATCGATAGAAAATGATTTTGTTTCGGAGAAGGTAAATGTACTGGAACAGAGCATTAAGCCCTATAACGATTTCTTTCAGAACAAAATGCCAGAAATCTCATATTATAGTGGCTATTTAGATTCCTCTACGGCTTCGAAATTTGTAGATACGGTAATGTTAAAGTATCCTTTTATTTCGAGGGTTACTTTTTACGATACAGAGGTAAAAGTGGCACCAGTAAGAGATGGTATTAATGCCAACTATCTGGGTATAGGTCCAAAATCAATTTATCAGTTCGGAAAAGGAATCAGCCCCGATTCGGTAAAAGTTTACTCAGAAGAAGATCCCACCTCTTTCAATGTTGGCGATGATTTTAATGCAATGGCCTATAAGCTGGCTACATTTGTCGATCGGTTAGATACCGCTGCTGTACCCACACAAGAAGAGCTTTTTACCAATTTTTCGGTGGTTAATTCGAGTGAGAATAAGATTACCTATTTAAATATTCCGCGCCGCGAAGACCTGAAAACATATAAAGAGATGATGAAGCGGAAGCTAAATCCCTCGCCGGTTTACCCGCAAGATGTACTCGTTTTTAAGCTCGACCCGCATCAGGTTAAAATTGTAAATACGCGGCCTTTATTGTATCAACATATTAGTATTGAGCCCTTAACATACGATCCGATTGATAATTCGGATGAAAATATGCATACCGAAATTGCCTTACCAGGGGCATTTTCTGATTTTAAACTGTACTTTGTTTCTTCAAAATCTTACATCAAAAAGGAGATTTTTATTTATTTTATGCCAATTGCCCTGGTGCTTTTATTGGTGTATGGTGTACTGCTGCTGGTTGCCTTCTTAATTTACCGTAACCTCAACATCAATAGCAAAATGTTTAAATTGCAGTACGATTTTGTGAATAACCTTACGCACGAGTTTAAAACGCCGGTAAGTGTGATCAAGATTGCAGGTAACAACATTAAAAGCGCTACAGCTTTAAGTCAGCGTGAGCAACAGCTTTACGGCAAAATTCTGGATGAAGAGGCGGATAAGCTGAACGGTTTAATGAATAAACTGCTGGCTTTTACCCAGATTGAGAATAAGGCAATAAAATTAAACCAGGAGGAAGTTAATATTGTCGATTTTATTGAAAGCACAATAGAATCGCACACGCTTAAACATCCTGATTTTAAGATCACCTATGAAGTAATGGGCTTTAAAACCTTTATTACCGATCCGGTGTTGTTAGGGAGTTTGTTCGATAACCTGGCCGAGAATGCTTACAAATACTCTAAGCCTGATCAGAAGAAACTTCATATTAGTGCTAAATTGATTAAAGGTGTGCTGGTTTTCAGGTTTACCGATAAAGGAATTGGGATAGCGGCATCAGAATTAAACAATATATTTAAGAAATTTTTCCGAATCCAGAACGAATATAACCAAATGGGTAGTGTAGGCCTGGGTTTGGCATTTTGCAAAGAACTGGTTAACTTTATGGAAGGAGATATTTCTGTAAAAAGCAAAGTGGGCAGTGGTACAGAATTTAAAATTGTGCTGCCTTTTAATAGTTAG